The Thermotoga maritima MSB8 region TCGTCAACGTAACCCTTCCCACACAGTACGATCTTTTGGAGAACACAGGAAGACTCGACAACTTCAGAATCGCCGCTGGCAAGATGGAAGGATCTTACAAAACTCTCTTTCCCTTCGACGACACAGACGTGTACAAATGGGCTGAGACAGTGTCCTTCGCCTTGGCGAACAGGAAACTGCCGGAGCTGGAGAAGATCCTCGACAGCGTGATAGAAGAGGTGAAAGCTGCTCAGGATGAAGACGGTTACCTTGGAACCTATCTTTCTGGAGATAGAAAAAAAGAGCGATGGACGAACCTTGCATGGAATCATGAATTGTACAACGCAGGTCATTTGATTCAGGCGGCCGTTGCACACAGAAGAGTGACAGGGAAGAATACACTCTTCGAGGTGGCAAAAAGATTCGCAGATCACATCTACAACACCTTCGGCCCTGAGAAGAAAGAGGGAGCACCGGGGCATCCTGAAGTGGAAATGGCACTTGTAGAGCTCTACAGAGAAACAGGAGACAGAAAATATTTGGACCTTGCAAGGTACTTCATTTACGCACGTGGAAAAGGGCTTGCCAGCGTCCCAAGAAATCCTGGACCAGAGTACTTCATCGATCACAAACCTTTTGTGGAGCTAGAAGAGATCACAGGCCATGCGGTGAGAGCTCTGTATCTCTGCTCTGGTGCTACCGATCTTTATCTTGAAACAGGTGATGAAAAGATCTGGCAGGCCCTCAACAGACTCTGGGAGAATTTTGTGACGAAGAAGATGTACATCACAGGAGGGGCGGGTTCCAGACACGACTGGGAATCCTTCGGAGAAGAGTACGAGCTTCCAAACAGAAGATCTTACGCCGAGTCCTGTGCCTCGATAGCGAACTTCATGTGGAACTTCAGGATGCTTCTTGCAACGGGCGATGGGAAATTTGCAGATGTGATGGAACAGGTACTGTACAACGGA contains the following coding sequences:
- a CDS encoding glycoside hydrolase family 127 protein, which encodes MSKIVEVSKSPYAKLKTIPVGSVRVNGFMGKYFETLVNVTLPTQYDLLENTGRLDNFRIAAGKMEGSYKTLFPFDDTDVYKWAETVSFALANRKLPELEKILDSVIEEVKAAQDEDGYLGTYLSGDRKKERWTNLAWNHELYNAGHLIQAAVAHRRVTGKNTLFEVAKRFADHIYNTFGPEKKEGAPGHPEVEMALVELYRETGDRKYLDLARYFIYARGKGLASVPRNPGPEYFIDHKPFVELEEITGHAVRALYLCSGATDLYLETGDEKIWQALNRLWENFVTKKMYITGGAGSRHDWESFGEEYELPNRRSYAESCASIANFMWNFRMLLATGDGKFADVMEQVLYNGLLSGISLDGKHYFYFNPLEDYGRTRRQKWFDCACCPPNLARFIVSFPGYMYTTSDDGVQVHLYEKSTARLDFKGSVVEIEQETDYPWSGEVAFTIKTDIEEPFSIYLRLPSWADDFVLRVDGKAVIAKPQNGYVKLSQSWKGKHTVELSLPMKAVFIEAHPFVRDDLGKAAVKRGPVVYCIEQADNPDFHVWTLVLNSESLKEEKGKILDREAVFLKGTGRALDISEWEGKLYRKLSEVREKTVEFTLIPYHMWANREPGAMAVWLKR